The DNA region ACAGGAGAGTGTTTCCTGGATATTAAAATTTTTAGAATCTGACCATATCACACTCCAGCGAGTTGCTCTGGATGCTTTGTTTCTTCCAGTCAGTGATGAAACAAAACAGTATCTGGCACGTATGTTGACATCGCCCATTGATGAAATTATAGAACACACCCTGACAGCCATTCAACGGCTTGATATTCCCGAATTAGAACAGCAAGTGATTGAATGTCTGGGGCACCGTTCTCAGGAAGTGTGTGAGGCGGCTAATGCTGCCTTGCTTGGAATAATCAAACAAAAGAAGACCGCCTACGCCTATCCATATCTGCGTTATTTTGATGCCCGAGAACGGCATCTGGCCTATAAATCATTTGGAAATCCTAGCGAAATATCACACGATGAGATGCTCAACCGTTTACAGGAGGGACTGAGCAGACCTGAAATCAATATCAAAAAAATCGCGATAAAAGGGATCGCCAATCTTGATCTTGATCATGCTGTCAAATGGCTCGAGCCATTATTAAAAGATCCCATTCAGGAAATTGTATTATCTGTGATTCAGATTTATGGTCATCTTGGAACAGACCATTGCAGACAGATTTTGGAAAACATGCTTGAAGTTGATTCACCCGTTAATCTTAAATCGGCGATCATTGACGCGTTGGGCGAAATCAGAAATCCTGCCTCTGTTTCCTGTATTGTATCAAATTGGAATTCGGAAGATATGGCGGTAAAATTTCATATTTTAAAAGCACTTAAGATGATTGGCAGTTCAGAAGCCTCTGAGGGGCTTAAAACAATATATTCGGAGGAAGAAAACGATGATATTCTGGAAGTGATTGAAGATCTCCTTAATTCTCTGGATAATGGGGTTTAGCAGAATGACTCTTTCGATGAAAGGAAATGAATGTCTCGCATTATAATGGCTTTAGATCAAGGTACCACCAGTTCCAGAACAATCTTGTTTGATGAACGGGGAAAGATTATCGCGTCTGATTCCGCTCCCTTGACGTGTTATTATCCTCAATCAGGTTGGGTTGAGCAAAAACCAGAAGAAATTTGGGACTCTCAAAAGCAGACTATTGAGGGGGTGCTTAGGAAACAGAATTTAAAAATGAAAGATATCACAGCGATCGGGATCACTAATCAGCGAGAAACCGTAATCGCGTGGGACAGAAAAACCGGAAAATCGGTGGGGCACGCAATTGTTTGGCAGTGTCGCCGTACCGCTAACTATTGTGATCAATTGAAACGTGAGGGATTCGATGAGGTATTAAAACGAAAAACCGGATTGGTGACCGATGCCTATTTTTCTGGAACAAAGATGCGGTGGATCCTTCAAAATAATCCGGATGCCAGGCAACTGGCAGAAAAAGGCGATTTGTTATTTGGGACAGTAGATTCCTGGTTGGTATGGAACCTGACAGGAGGAAAAAAACACATCACAGACGTGAGTAATGCCTCCAGAACCCTCGTGTTTAATATCGAAAAACTGGAATGGGATGAAGAAATTCTGAATAAGTTTGAAATTCCAAAATCCAGTTTGCCCCAGGTCATGGCTTCGAGCGAAGTGATGGCTCATACGGATGAAACCCAGTGGGGGGCCTCCGTTCCAATTGCTGGTATTGCAGGCGATCAACAAGCATCTCTATTCGGTCAAGCCTGTTTTGAGTCTGGAACCGCAAAAAATACTTATGGAACTGGATGTTTCATGCTCATGAACACCGGGCATCAGTTGACTATTTCACAGCATGGACTGTTGACAACAATTGCATGGAAGATTGGGAACAAAGTAACGTATGCACTGGAAGGATCTGTTTTTATAGCAGGTGCTCTGATTCAGTGGCTACGTGATGGTTTACAACTGTTTAACGACGCAAAAGAAACCGAAGAAATGGCTCGATCTGTTGATTCCAGCGGAGGGGTATTTGTGGTACCTGCATTTGTGGGATTAGGTGCTCCGCATTGGGACCCCTATGCCCGGGGAACCATCGTTGGATTGAGTCGAAATACCAACAAAAACCATTTGGTCCGTGCAGGCCTGGAAGCAATTGCGTTTCAATCCTATGATGTTCTGAAAAGCATGGAAAAAGATACTGGAATGAAACTGAAAACACTCCGGGTAGATGGTGGTGCCTCAGCAAATAATTTTTTATGCCAGTTTCAGGCAGATATTCTGGGATTGATTGTCAGTCGCCCTGAAGTGGTCGAAACCACAGCCATGGGTGCCGCTTTTCTTGCCGGTCTCGCAACAGGTGTCTGGAAAAATCTGGATGACATTCGGTCAATGTGGAAAGAAGATCAGCAATTTAAACCCTCTCTGGTGGCATCCGATGTGCAACATTTTATTGAAGGATGGCAAAAAGCTGTAGGCCGTTCCAGGAACTGGATGAGCGATTGAACATTACGGTCAAATCCCCAGATAAGCCGCCTTGACTTGAGGGTTGTTCAGCAAGTTGGCGGCTGTATCCTGTAGAACAATTCTCCCTTGTTCCATGACATATCCCCGATGAGCTATTTTTAATGCCAGATTGGCATTTTGTTCTACCAGAAAGATGGTGGTTTTATGCTCTCTGTTGATTTTTTGAATGATTTCAAAAATATTTCGGACAATCATTGGGGCCAACCCTAAAGAAGGCTCATCCAGCAACAGCAAACGAGGACGGCTCATGAGTGCTCTTGAGATGGCAAGCATTTGCTGTTCACCACCGCTCAAGGTACCTCCAGGTTGTTTTTGTCTGTTTTTTAAAACAGGAAATAATTCAAAGACATATTCCAGATCAGATTTGATTCCAACTTTGTCCTTACGCAGGTAAGCGCCCATTTCCAGATTTTCTTTCACCGTGAAATCAGGGAAAATACGTCTTCCTTCAGGCACTTGACAAATTCCTTTTTTCACAATTTGATCAGGTTTCAAGTGGTGAATTGGCTGTGATTCAAAAA from SAR324 cluster bacterium includes:
- the glpK gene encoding glycerol kinase GlpK, which produces MSRIIMALDQGTTSSRTILFDERGKIIASDSAPLTCYYPQSGWVEQKPEEIWDSQKQTIEGVLRKQNLKMKDITAIGITNQRETVIAWDRKTGKSVGHAIVWQCRRTANYCDQLKREGFDEVLKRKTGLVTDAYFSGTKMRWILQNNPDARQLAEKGDLLFGTVDSWLVWNLTGGKKHITDVSNASRTLVFNIEKLEWDEEILNKFEIPKSSLPQVMASSEVMAHTDETQWGASVPIAGIAGDQQASLFGQACFESGTAKNTYGTGCFMLMNTGHQLTISQHGLLTTIAWKIGNKVTYALEGSVFIAGALIQWLRDGLQLFNDAKETEEMARSVDSSGGVFVVPAFVGLGAPHWDPYARGTIVGLSRNTNKNHLVRAGLEAIAFQSYDVLKSMEKDTGMKLKTLRVDGGASANNFLCQFQADILGLIVSRPEVVETTAMGAAFLAGLATGVWKNLDDIRSMWKEDQQFKPSLVASDVQHFIEGWQKAVGRSRNWMSD
- a CDS encoding ABC transporter ATP-binding protein translates to MLTLNNIQSFYGNINALRDVSLEIFPEEIITLIGSNGAGKTTTLMSISGLVPIKKGEIFFESQPIHHLKPDQIVKKGICQVPEGRRIFPDFTVKENLEMGAYLRKDKVGIKSDLEYVFELFPVLKNRQKQPGGTLSGGEQQMLAISRALMSRPRLLLLDEPSLGLAPMIVRNIFEIIQKINREHKTTIFLVEQNANLALKIAHRGYVMEQGRIVLQDTAANLLNNPQVKAAYLGI